A single Corynebacterium resistens DSM 45100 DNA region contains:
- the metS gene encoding methionine/alanine import NSS transporter subunit MetS: MTAPALILMVLFILVIWGGLVSSVLLLNNTRDETTGELGTAPGTDDESLMRENTYA, encoded by the coding sequence ATGACTGCACCTGCACTAATCCTCATGGTTCTATTCATCCTCGTGATTTGGGGTGGACTGGTTTCCTCTGTACTGCTCCTCAACAACACCCGTGATGAAACCACCGGCGAGCTTGGCACCGCCCCCGGCACCGATGACGAATCGCTTATGCGAGAAAACACCTACGCTTAA
- the ychF gene encoding redox-regulated ATPase YchF, which yields MTLTLGIVGLPNVGKSTLFNALTRNDVLAANYPFATIEPNVGLVELPDPRLNRLAEIFGSERVLPATVSFVDIAGIVKGASDGEGMGNAFLANIREADAICQVVRAFSDDNVIHVDGRVDPQADISVIETELILADLQTVEKALPRLEKEARKNKELAEQVDGAKKAQEILEDGRTLSSAAAKGELDLATVRDLHFLTAKPFLYVFNSDEAVLTDDAKKQELRDLVAPADCVFLDAATEAELLELDDDEAAELLASVGQDEPGLQTLAKAGFATLGLQTYLTAGPKESRAWTIRQGSTAPQAAGVIHSDFERGFIKAEIVAFEDLDALGSMAEARAAGKVRQEGKDYVMVDGDVVEFRTGITSGGKK from the coding sequence GTGACTTTGACTCTAGGAATCGTCGGCCTGCCAAATGTTGGCAAGTCCACGCTATTTAATGCCCTGACCCGTAACGATGTGCTGGCGGCTAACTACCCCTTCGCAACGATCGAGCCGAACGTGGGATTAGTCGAGTTGCCCGATCCTCGGCTGAATCGCCTCGCCGAGATCTTCGGATCCGAACGAGTCCTCCCGGCCACTGTGTCCTTCGTGGATATTGCCGGCATCGTAAAGGGTGCATCCGATGGAGAAGGTATGGGCAATGCCTTCTTGGCGAATATCCGTGAGGCGGATGCTATCTGTCAGGTAGTGCGTGCATTTTCGGATGACAATGTGATTCACGTTGACGGTCGGGTTGATCCTCAAGCGGACATCTCCGTGATCGAGACTGAGCTGATTCTGGCTGATCTGCAGACAGTGGAGAAAGCTTTGCCTCGCTTGGAGAAGGAGGCGCGCAAGAACAAGGAGCTCGCGGAGCAGGTTGACGGCGCTAAGAAAGCTCAGGAGATCTTGGAGGATGGTCGTACACTGTCTTCGGCCGCGGCCAAGGGAGAGCTAGACCTCGCGACTGTGCGGGATCTGCACTTCCTCACGGCCAAGCCTTTCCTCTATGTCTTCAACTCCGACGAAGCCGTTTTGACTGACGATGCGAAGAAGCAGGAACTGCGTGACCTCGTTGCACCTGCCGATTGCGTTTTCCTTGATGCAGCTACCGAGGCGGAGCTTCTAGAGCTCGATGACGATGAGGCTGCTGAATTGTTGGCTTCTGTTGGTCAGGATGAGCCAGGCCTGCAGACATTGGCAAAGGCCGGATTCGCCACCTTGGGGCTTCAGACCTACTTGACTGCTGGCCCGAAAGAATCGCGAGCTTGGACCATTCGCCAAGGTTCCACTGCCCCGCAAGCCGCCGGAGTCATCCACTCCGACTTCGAGCGCGGCTTCATTAAGGCGGAGATCGTTGCCTTTGAGGATCTCGACGCCCTCGGCTCCATGGCTGAAGCTCGTGCGGCGGGCAAGGTTCGTCAGGAGGGCAAGGACTACGTGATGGTTGATGGGGACGTGGTGGAGTTCAGGACGGGAATAACGTCTGGAGGCAAGAAGTGA
- a CDS encoding recombinase family protein, with translation MARTVTAIPATRALHTGAPLGQTTLRRVAGYARVSTDHDDQVTSYEAQVDYYTRYISDHAGWQFVKVYTDEGITGTSTKHRAGFQQMVTDALDGKIDLIITKSVSRFARNTVDSLTTVRALKDKGVEVFFEKEGIWTFDAKGELLITIMSSLAQEEARSISENVTWGHRKRFADGKVTVPYSRFLGYDKGEDGNLVINPEQAKTVRRIYNMYLGGMSIGTIARTLTDEPETFTAAGNKIWYYQSIRAILTNEKYKGDALLQKSYIADYLTKRQVINQGEVPQYYVTANHEAIISPAVWDFVQAEIAKGARDQRTQHRTRPFSSTFECGQCGHFFGSKTWHAGSKYEKVIWRCGHKYAGQEKCATGHISDQRLKDMFLKAIRLRFASPTDTGVNQAVLDALDTSDLEVEAAGLLAQINEVAKKLQSIIARNARVAQDQQAYEKAFNASHEQHQTLLAEHAAVVAEIQNKNNRLAAYHYYRQETANLDLEQLAFSPYLCVALLDKGVVDVDGNVTFQFRDGSTQVVAIKQ, from the coding sequence ATGGCCCGCACCGTCACAGCAATCCCCGCCACCCGAGCGCTCCACACTGGTGCTCCACTTGGACAAACAACCCTGCGCAGGGTCGCCGGGTATGCCCGCGTGTCCACCGACCACGACGATCAGGTGACGTCCTACGAAGCCCAAGTCGACTACTACACCCGCTATATCAGCGACCACGCGGGCTGGCAGTTCGTGAAGGTCTATACCGATGAAGGCATCACCGGCACCTCAACCAAACACCGCGCTGGATTCCAGCAGATGGTCACCGACGCGCTCGACGGCAAGATCGACCTGATCATCACCAAGAGCGTCTCCCGGTTCGCCCGCAACACCGTCGACTCGCTCACCACCGTTCGAGCCCTCAAAGACAAAGGCGTGGAGGTCTTCTTCGAGAAAGAAGGCATCTGGACCTTCGACGCCAAAGGCGAGCTCCTCATTACCATCATGAGTTCCCTCGCCCAAGAAGAAGCCCGCTCCATCTCAGAAAACGTCACCTGGGGACACCGCAAACGCTTCGCCGACGGCAAAGTCACCGTCCCATACTCTCGCTTCCTCGGATACGACAAAGGCGAAGACGGCAACCTCGTCATCAACCCCGAGCAAGCCAAAACCGTGCGCCGGATCTACAACATGTACTTAGGCGGCATGTCCATCGGCACGATCGCCCGCACCCTCACCGACGAACCAGAGACCTTCACCGCCGCAGGCAACAAGATCTGGTATTACCAATCCATACGAGCAATTCTCACCAACGAGAAATACAAGGGTGACGCCCTCCTGCAGAAGTCGTACATCGCTGACTACCTGACGAAACGTCAAGTCATCAACCAAGGCGAAGTACCCCAGTACTACGTCACCGCCAACCATGAGGCGATCATCAGTCCCGCAGTGTGGGACTTCGTCCAAGCCGAAATCGCTAAAGGCGCTAGGGATCAGCGAACCCAGCACCGCACTCGGCCCTTCTCATCGACCTTCGAGTGCGGCCAGTGTGGGCACTTCTTCGGCTCGAAAACCTGGCATGCGGGCAGTAAGTACGAAAAGGTCATCTGGCGGTGCGGCCACAAATACGCAGGCCAGGAAAAATGCGCCACCGGGCACATCAGCGATCAACGACTCAAGGACATGTTCCTTAAGGCCATTCGCCTTCGATTCGCCTCACCGACCGACACAGGTGTCAACCAAGCCGTTCTCGACGCCCTCGACACGAGTGACCTGGAAGTTGAGGCCGCCGGGCTTCTCGCACAGATCAATGAGGTGGCCAAAAAGCTCCAATCGATAATCGCCCGCAACGCACGAGTCGCTCAAGACCAGCAAGCCTACGAGAAGGCGTTCAACGCTAGCCACGAACAGCACCAGACGCTGTTAGCTGAACACGCTGCCGTGGTCGCCGAGATCCAGAACAAAAACAACCGACTGGCCGCCTACCACTACTACAGGCAGGAGACCGCCAACCTTGATCTTGAACAGTTGGCCTTCAGCCCATACCTCTGCGTAGCTTTGCTCGATAAAGGCGTCGTCGACGTCGACGGCAACGTCACCTTTCAATTCCGCGACGGCAGCACCCAAGTAGTCGCCATCAAGCAGTAA
- a CDS encoding recombinase family protein: MEQITPPPISTSPLVKVAAYARISMETERTPLSLSTQVSYYQQLIHDTPGWTFAGVFADSGISGTTTHRPQFQEMLALAREGAIDLILTKSISRFARSTVDLLETVRELKDLEVEVRFEKENISSTSADGELMLTLLASFAQAESEQISQNVKWRIWKGFEEGKANGFHLYGYTDSADGTDVQIIEEEAAVVRWIFDQYMKKTSCEKMAAQLIAEGRVPHLADNKLPGEWVRHILKNPHYTGDLLLGRWSTPEGKPGRAVRNTGQLPQYLVENAIPAIIDRDTFTAVQTEIARRRELGARANWSIETVALTSKIKCVSCDCSFVRNVRNPKTQNSISTEHWICTKRKKGRKTGCGTCEISDTALKGFIAQVLGIDAFDEDVFNERIDHIDVQGKDQYTFQYTDGTSSSHTWRPNLKKSSWTPARKAAWGELVRARWAEAKRLRLDNPRQAPTPPEALAKYRAVAKAEAERLRAERGER; the protein is encoded by the coding sequence ATGGAGCAAATCACCCCGCCACCGATCAGCACTTCTCCGCTTGTGAAAGTGGCAGCGTATGCCCGCATCAGCATGGAAACCGAGCGCACACCGCTGAGTTTGTCCACCCAAGTTTCCTACTACCAGCAACTCATTCACGACACTCCTGGCTGGACGTTCGCCGGAGTGTTCGCCGATTCTGGAATCTCTGGAACCACCACGCATCGACCCCAGTTCCAAGAAATGCTGGCCCTTGCCCGGGAAGGGGCAATCGACCTGATTCTCACCAAGTCGATCTCGCGCTTCGCTCGCAGCACCGTCGACCTGCTCGAAACCGTTCGCGAGCTCAAAGACCTCGAGGTGGAGGTGCGATTCGAAAAAGAGAACATCTCCTCAACCAGCGCTGACGGAGAACTCATGCTCACCCTGCTGGCGTCTTTCGCGCAGGCAGAATCAGAGCAAATCAGCCAAAACGTGAAGTGGCGCATTTGGAAAGGCTTCGAAGAAGGCAAAGCGAACGGCTTCCACTTGTACGGGTACACCGACTCCGCTGACGGCACCGACGTGCAGATCATCGAAGAAGAAGCAGCCGTGGTGCGCTGGATCTTCGACCAGTACATGAAGAAGACCTCGTGCGAAAAGATGGCTGCACAACTCATTGCCGAGGGCAGGGTTCCGCACCTGGCTGACAACAAGTTGCCCGGCGAATGGGTCCGTCACATCCTGAAGAACCCGCACTACACCGGCGACCTCTTGTTAGGGCGATGGTCCACTCCGGAGGGTAAGCCTGGACGAGCGGTGCGCAACACCGGCCAGTTGCCACAATACCTGGTGGAAAACGCGATCCCCGCGATCATCGACCGCGACACTTTCACCGCTGTACAAACCGAGATCGCTCGACGTCGTGAGCTCGGGGCCCGGGCGAACTGGTCCATCGAAACTGTGGCGTTGACGTCGAAGATCAAATGCGTTTCCTGCGACTGCTCGTTTGTGCGCAACGTACGCAATCCGAAAACCCAAAACTCGATCTCCACCGAGCACTGGATCTGCACCAAACGCAAGAAAGGCCGCAAAACCGGATGCGGCACCTGCGAAATCTCTGACACGGCACTCAAAGGCTTCATCGCTCAAGTCCTGGGTATCGATGCCTTCGACGAGGATGTGTTCAACGAGCGTATCGACCACATCGATGTGCAGGGAAAAGACCAATACACGTTTCAGTACACCGATGGCACCAGCAGCTCGCACACGTGGCGACCAAACCTGAAGAAGAGCTCGTGGACCCCAGCAAGAAAAGCCGCCTGGGGCGAACTCGTGCGTGCCCGCTGGGCCGAAGCCAAAAGGCTCCGGTTGGACAACCCACGGCAAGCACCAACACCACCAGAAGCATTGGCGAAGTACCGGGCCGTGGCCAAGGCAGAAGCTGAGCGCCTGCGCGCCGAGCGAGGCGAACGCTAA
- a CDS encoding DUF6542 domain-containing protein, protein MFEKSSQKQTSRFPVWAPPLVMVAVILTGLVLAMSSHAIPTSYFVLFAIATIACALFVEPRGLFLTVAAAPIYYVLGTFTVGWFAASGTGSVTGRKARLLTAAYPAVEHFLWLLIPFIIAVGIALFRWWVYREELARRAAREAFARRRRVNSERNNRESYTRARTRSIEELREASERRRRDPTRSRGGRISMNDAEDSEQASSAHRVERRDLPH, encoded by the coding sequence GTGTTCGAGAAGTCTTCGCAAAAGCAAACATCGCGATTCCCCGTGTGGGCGCCACCATTGGTCATGGTCGCCGTAATCCTCACGGGCTTAGTGCTAGCCATGAGCTCGCATGCGATCCCCACGAGCTATTTTGTCTTGTTTGCTATTGCAACCATCGCCTGTGCTCTCTTCGTCGAGCCACGTGGACTGTTCTTGACCGTTGCAGCTGCCCCCATCTACTACGTGCTGGGGACATTCACCGTAGGCTGGTTCGCAGCCTCCGGTACTGGTAGCGTCACGGGCCGCAAAGCGCGCCTTCTCACCGCCGCTTACCCCGCCGTGGAGCACTTTTTATGGCTGCTAATCCCATTCATCATCGCTGTGGGAATAGCGCTTTTCCGTTGGTGGGTCTATCGCGAGGAGTTGGCTCGTCGTGCGGCTAGGGAGGCTTTCGCTCGTCGACGCCGAGTAAACAGCGAACGCAACAATCGCGAATCCTACACTCGCGCCCGTACCCGTTCCATCGAGGAATTGCGCGAAGCAAGTGAGCGACGTCGTCGCGATCCCACCCGCAGCCGTGGGGGGCGGATCTCCATGAATGATGCTGAGGATTCCGAACAAGCATCGAGCGCCCACCGCGTAGAACGTCGCGACCTACCCCACTAG
- a CDS encoding type I restriction-modification system subunit M N-terminal domain-containing protein: MKATDLAKVRATLWSAADELRANSKLTPVQYRDPVLGLVFLAYAENRFETVRGEVEAKSSARNPATVADYKAKSVLYVPDESRLSHLVGLPEGADIGKATDEAIKAIEEANPELKDVLPRGYQKLERSTLIELLRLFAPLPTQLAGDAFGFIYEDFLSNFAAQEGKGGGEYFTPYSIVRLIVEILQPFRGRVFETFMSQRIQTRANYDLAA, encoded by the coding sequence GTGAAGGCGACTGATCTTGCCAAGGTTCGTGCGACGCTGTGGAGCGCCGCAGACGAGCTGCGCGCGAACTCCAAGCTGACACCCGTGCAGTACCGCGACCCGGTCCTCGGACTGGTGTTCCTCGCGTACGCCGAGAACCGTTTCGAGACCGTGCGAGGGGAGGTCGAGGCCAAGTCCAGCGCACGCAACCCTGCGACGGTCGCGGACTACAAAGCGAAATCGGTGCTGTACGTCCCCGATGAGTCTCGGCTCTCCCACCTTGTCGGTTTGCCGGAGGGTGCCGACATCGGGAAGGCCACCGATGAGGCGATCAAGGCCATCGAGGAAGCCAACCCGGAGCTCAAAGATGTCCTTCCCCGTGGCTACCAGAAGCTTGAGCGTTCGACACTGATCGAGTTGCTTCGGCTCTTCGCGCCGCTGCCCACCCAGCTTGCGGGCGATGCCTTTGGCTTCATCTATGAGGATTTCCTCTCCAACTTCGCGGCACAGGAGGGCAAGGGCGGTGGTGAGTACTTCACGCCGTACTCGATTGTGCGGCTGATCGTCGAGATTCTCCAGCCCTTCCGGGGCCGTGTGTTCGAAACTTTCATGTCACAACGGATACAAACGCGCGCCAACTACGATTTAGCCGCTTGA
- a CDS encoding DUF1617 family protein yields the protein MRFLLPAHQIRPSIELLNDMPLTGGASRARSKLIRVLEQAYASFAEDEYELVRAHAVCDEDGQPVIDDDGTLTLADPDHAAGFHVQHQALLAQRVEVEGPTYEHHGHDVLSFLDALEMELTGSAAAAYDALYDAITESLTATGGEQHP from the coding sequence ATGCGTTTCCTCCTACCGGCACACCAGATCCGTCCCTCGATCGAACTGCTGAATGACATGCCGTTGACAGGTGGCGCGTCTCGGGCACGCAGCAAACTCATCCGGGTCCTCGAGCAGGCCTATGCCAGCTTCGCCGAAGACGAATACGAGCTCGTGCGCGCCCACGCTGTGTGTGATGAGGACGGTCAACCCGTCATCGATGACGACGGGACCCTCACCCTGGCCGACCCGGATCACGCCGCCGGGTTTCACGTCCAGCACCAGGCGCTGCTGGCCCAGCGCGTCGAAGTCGAGGGCCCCACCTATGAGCATCACGGCCACGACGTCCTCAGCTTCCTCGACGCGCTGGAGATGGAACTCACCGGCAGTGCGGCAGCTGCCTACGACGCGCTCTACGACGCCATCACCGAATCCCTCACTGCCACCGGGGGTGAGCAGCACCCGTGA
- a CDS encoding AI-2E family transporter: MTQGPSNRDLGEDRGGRDFADFLAGSSRMDTQSNLPLPDDKKAESDNRVSAREEMEDLTPGLPVAGQKDSEKTASRSDKLMTEVDSSATRSATSHESSTAHALSKDQKKAAKDQSDTTYDEGLRPELRDRAEVIGSSVRWFAGWCLRFIIMGVAAYVASLVFAKLWSGILPVLLSLIVCTVLWPVVRTLRKFKIPNGIAVALTILGFFALIGGIFAAIAPSAVEQSRKLATQANDGIGEVRQWLQGPPVNLQESQFEDAVNQATEWLQQKSGDIASQAAAGASATLSALVTLFIMLVLTFFFLKDGEKFLPMLRRVTGRRVGWHLTEVLTRCWNTLSGFIRTQAIVSFIDAFFIGLGLVILDVPLAGALAILTFFGGFIPMVGAFVAGALSVLIALVAINVQTALIVLAIVVAVQQLEGNILQPLLQSRAMDIHPVIVLLSVTLGSTLFGIIGAFLAVPVAAVLAVILRYMGDLTDLATGEKTAQEIKFVTTAGSLTGRQSEEAAMRRRELLRPVLRMASSNKGDKKDGSATESVEVAEETSKESEAPTGVKQLSRLFDRFRRGSK; encoded by the coding sequence ATGACTCAAGGCCCAAGTAACCGCGACCTAGGCGAGGATCGCGGCGGACGCGACTTCGCTGATTTCCTCGCTGGTTCATCGCGTATGGACACTCAATCAAACCTCCCGCTTCCAGACGACAAAAAAGCTGAAAGCGATAACCGTGTATCAGCGCGTGAAGAAATGGAAGACCTCACCCCCGGGCTTCCAGTGGCAGGACAAAAGGACTCAGAAAAAACCGCATCGCGCTCCGACAAACTGATGACGGAGGTGGACTCCTCCGCAACCAGGAGCGCCACCTCGCACGAAAGCTCCACCGCACACGCGTTGTCGAAAGACCAAAAGAAGGCAGCCAAGGATCAATCGGATACCACCTACGATGAGGGCCTGCGACCAGAACTTCGCGACCGCGCCGAAGTGATCGGCAGCTCTGTACGTTGGTTCGCCGGTTGGTGCCTGCGCTTCATCATCATGGGCGTAGCGGCCTATGTGGCCTCTTTGGTCTTCGCCAAGCTGTGGTCCGGCATTCTTCCCGTCTTGCTTTCATTGATTGTATGTACGGTGCTGTGGCCCGTTGTACGCACCTTGCGCAAGTTTAAGATCCCGAATGGCATAGCAGTGGCTCTGACAATTCTCGGCTTCTTTGCTCTCATCGGTGGAATCTTCGCCGCAATTGCTCCTAGTGCAGTGGAACAGAGCCGCAAGCTGGCTACGCAGGCGAACGACGGTATCGGCGAGGTACGCCAATGGCTGCAGGGCCCGCCGGTCAATCTGCAGGAAAGCCAATTTGAAGATGCGGTCAATCAAGCAACCGAATGGCTGCAGCAAAAGTCTGGCGACATCGCTTCCCAAGCTGCGGCCGGTGCGTCTGCAACCCTTTCAGCACTCGTGACATTGTTCATCATGCTGGTGCTAACGTTCTTCTTCCTGAAAGACGGCGAAAAATTCCTGCCGATGCTACGCCGTGTAACCGGCCGTCGCGTAGGTTGGCACCTCACTGAAGTTCTTACCCGCTGCTGGAATACCCTGAGTGGTTTCATTCGCACACAGGCCATTGTGTCCTTCATCGATGCTTTCTTCATCGGTTTGGGCCTGGTCATCCTCGATGTCCCCCTGGCGGGTGCACTTGCGATCCTGACCTTCTTTGGCGGATTCATCCCAATGGTCGGTGCATTCGTCGCAGGTGCCTTGTCCGTGCTGATCGCCTTGGTAGCTATCAATGTTCAGACCGCCTTGATCGTTCTTGCAATCGTCGTTGCAGTCCAGCAGCTTGAAGGCAATATCCTGCAACCACTGCTGCAATCCCGAGCCATGGACATCCATCCGGTTATTGTTCTGCTTTCGGTTACCTTGGGTAGCACGCTCTTCGGCATCATCGGCGCCTTCCTAGCCGTTCCAGTCGCTGCAGTGTTGGCCGTGATTCTCCGCTACATGGGGGATCTCACCGACCTCGCAACTGGTGAGAAGACCGCCCAAGAAATCAAGTTCGTGACCACCGCTGGCTCACTCACCGGCCGACAGTCCGAAGAGGCCGCCATGCGCCGCCGCGAATTGCTTCGCCCGGTTTTGCGGATGGCTTCCTCGAATAAGGGCGATAAGAAGGACGGCTCTGCAACCGAATCTGTTGAAGTCGCCGAAGAAACTTCGAAAGAATCGGAGGCTCCTACGGGAGTTAAACAACTCAGCCGCCTGTTCGACCGATTCCGGCGCGGGTCCAAGTAA
- a CDS encoding N-acetylmuramoyl-L-alanine amidase, with product MKNWATLEADENRLMNKHYSAGRSGRKINKVIIHHNAGNLTIKSIWDVWQTRQASAHYQVDSGGRIGQLVWDRDTAWHAGNWEANTTSIGIEHADISSKPWRISEACLDNGAHLVAAICHYYKLGRPVWGKNVFGHKHFSSTECPASLAGSQHAAYMARAQYWYDRMSGTKPAPTAPAKPTPPAPKPSVNIDALADAVIRGEYGNGDERKRRLGSNYAAVQKRVNEKLAGRSPAKPSVNIDALADAVIRGDYGNGEERKHRLGGNYAAVQKRVNEKLGIG from the coding sequence ATGAAGAACTGGGCCACCCTCGAAGCCGACGAAAACCGGCTGATGAACAAGCACTACAGTGCCGGGCGAAGCGGCCGGAAGATCAATAAGGTCATCATCCACCACAACGCAGGCAACCTCACCATCAAGTCCATCTGGGACGTGTGGCAGACCCGCCAAGCATCCGCCCACTACCAGGTCGACTCAGGCGGCCGGATCGGCCAGCTCGTGTGGGATCGCGACACCGCCTGGCATGCAGGCAACTGGGAGGCCAACACCACCTCCATCGGTATCGAACACGCCGACATCTCCTCCAAGCCCTGGCGTATCTCCGAGGCCTGCCTCGACAACGGTGCCCACCTCGTCGCCGCCATCTGCCACTACTACAAGCTCGGACGACCCGTGTGGGGAAAGAACGTGTTCGGCCACAAGCATTTCTCTTCCACCGAATGCCCGGCCTCGCTCGCAGGAAGCCAGCATGCGGCCTACATGGCACGCGCCCAGTACTGGTACGACCGCATGAGCGGCACCAAGCCCGCCCCCACAGCACCGGCAAAGCCCACACCGCCCGCACCCAAGCCCTCCGTCAACATCGACGCCCTTGCCGATGCGGTGATCCGAGGCGAGTACGGCAACGGGGACGAGCGCAAGCGCCGACTGGGAAGCAACTACGCCGCCGTGCAGAAACGCGTCAACGAAAAGCTCGCCGGACGAAGCCCCGCCAAGCCCTCCGTCAACATCGATGCCCTCGCTGATGCGGTGATCCGTGGAGACTACGGCAACGGCGAGGAACGGAAGCACCGCCTCGGCGGCAACTACGCCGCCGTGCAGAAGCGCGTCAACGAGAAGCTCGGCATCGGCTAA
- a CDS encoding sodium-dependent transporter — protein sequence MAAIGSAVGLGNIWRFPYVAFDNGGGAFLIPYLVALLTAGIPLLWFDLSVGHRFRGSTPLTFRRISKFAEPIGWLKVGVCFFIAVYYAAIIAWAAIYTWDSLTKAWGDDPETFFMKDLLKVDDAQTWSGDFVIPILVTMIAVWAVCILTLAFDINSGIGRITTIFVPVLVVLFVIMVIRALFLDGSLEGLNAFFTPDWGALKNPSVWIAAYGQIFFSLSIGFGIMMTYASYLKPRTNLTGTGMVTAFANSSFEVLAGIGVFAVLGFMAVQNGTEVSEAAASGIGLAFIAFPTIINQMPFGELFGVLFFGSLFLAGITSLISIMEVVISAVKDKLNLTRPVASVSVGLIMAIVSTLLFSTTSGLITLDIMDKWTNNLGIVICATLAVLTTAWIAGRRNEIPQHLNAVSSVRVGGLWQFCVYILTPVVLLYFLINEIKGLLSEPYEGYSGQALFSYGWLVLIIIGVAAVLWSFVPFRGNQILDGLETSDYGVPLKGRKNGASNTMANGTDLKESGSKSKGEATPATSSSSDAATPTTNKANP from the coding sequence ATGGCCGCCATCGGCTCTGCCGTCGGCTTGGGCAACATCTGGCGCTTCCCCTACGTCGCCTTCGATAACGGCGGTGGCGCGTTCCTCATTCCCTACCTGGTTGCGCTACTCACTGCTGGTATCCCCCTACTGTGGTTCGATCTCTCCGTCGGCCACCGTTTCCGCGGTTCCACCCCACTGACATTTCGTCGCATTAGCAAATTTGCTGAACCAATCGGCTGGCTCAAAGTAGGCGTGTGTTTCTTCATCGCTGTGTACTACGCAGCCATCATCGCTTGGGCCGCGATCTACACATGGGACTCCCTGACTAAGGCATGGGGCGATGACCCCGAAACCTTCTTCATGAAGGACTTGCTGAAGGTTGACGATGCACAGACGTGGTCTGGCGACTTCGTCATCCCGATTCTGGTCACCATGATCGCAGTGTGGGCTGTCTGTATCCTCACCTTGGCTTTCGATATCAACTCGGGCATCGGCCGAATCACCACAATTTTCGTTCCTGTCCTCGTGGTTCTGTTCGTCATCATGGTGATTCGCGCACTGTTCCTGGACGGCTCACTGGAGGGGCTAAACGCCTTCTTCACTCCGGACTGGGGCGCTCTAAAGAACCCGAGCGTGTGGATTGCCGCCTACGGTCAGATCTTCTTCTCTCTGTCCATCGGCTTCGGCATCATGATGACTTACGCCTCCTACCTAAAGCCCCGCACAAACCTCACAGGCACCGGCATGGTCACCGCATTCGCGAACTCCTCTTTCGAGGTTCTGGCAGGCATCGGCGTCTTCGCAGTTTTGGGCTTCATGGCCGTTCAAAACGGCACGGAGGTCAGCGAGGCTGCTGCCTCGGGTATCGGCCTGGCTTTCATCGCCTTCCCAACGATTATCAACCAAATGCCGTTCGGTGAGCTTTTCGGCGTGCTGTTCTTCGGCTCTTTGTTCCTCGCCGGCATCACCTCTCTGATCTCCATCATGGAGGTTGTCATTTCCGCGGTGAAGGACAAGCTGAATCTCACCCGCCCGGTTGCCAGCGTGTCGGTCGGCCTGATCATGGCGATAGTCTCCACACTGCTCTTCTCCACGACCTCCGGCCTTATCACACTGGACATCATGGACAAGTGGACCAATAACCTTGGCATCGTCATCTGCGCGACCCTGGCGGTTCTCACCACAGCGTGGATCGCTGGGCGTCGTAACGAAATCCCCCAGCACCTCAACGCCGTTTCTTCGGTGCGAGTCGGTGGCCTATGGCAGTTCTGTGTTTACATCCTCACCCCAGTTGTGCTGCTGTACTTCCTGATCAACGAAATCAAGGGGCTGCTGTCCGAGCCATACGAGGGCTACTCTGGCCAGGCACTCTTCTCCTACGGTTGGTTGGTACTGATCATCATCGGTGTCGCAGCAGTTCTGTGGAGCTTCGTGCCATTCCGCGGTAACCAGATCCTCGATGGTCTGGAGACCTCTGACTATGGTGTGCCACTGAAGGGGCGCAAGAATGGCGCATCCAACACCATGGCCAATGGAACTGACCTCAAAGAATCTGGCAGTAAGTCCAAGGGTGAAGCTACACCTGCTACTTCCTCTTCCTCTGACGCCGCCACGCCAACAACCAACAAAGCCAACCCCTAG
- a CDS encoding phage holin family protein: MSLKAIWATIQTGLAGVGAVIGAFLGGLDGLVYALIAFVVFDYITGVLAAIAERRVSSAIGFRGISRKILIFTLIGLAHLLDVHVIGTPGALRTATVVFYLSNEGISLIENATRLGLPVPDHIRRALDLVTRDVTGKPDLEHHPNQTTPAEKENL, encoded by the coding sequence ATGTCGCTCAAAGCTATCTGGGCCACGATCCAAACCGGCCTGGCCGGGGTCGGGGCCGTCATCGGCGCGTTCCTCGGAGGCCTCGACGGCCTGGTGTACGCGCTCATCGCCTTCGTCGTATTCGACTACATCACCGGCGTGCTCGCCGCGATCGCCGAACGCCGCGTCTCCTCAGCCATCGGGTTTCGGGGCATCTCCCGCAAGATCCTCATCTTCACCCTGATCGGACTTGCCCACCTGCTCGACGTGCACGTCATCGGAACACCCGGAGCGCTACGCACCGCCACCGTCGTGTTCTACCTGTCCAACGAAGGCATCTCCCTGATCGAAAACGCTACTCGCCTTGGGCTGCCCGTGCCTGATCACATTCGCCGCGCCCTGGACCTGGTCACCCGTGACGTGACAGGCAAACCCGACCTCGAACACCACCCCAACCAAACCACCCCAGCAGAAAAGGAGAACCTCTGA